The genomic DNA CGCTCTGTCAGCATTGGGGAGCTCGGTGTTGCTTCCCTTACCCCAGGTGGAATCTTGCTAAATTGTCGTTTGCGAGAATTGGGAGAAAATGGGATGCGTTCAGTGGAGTTGTAGCGGATGGGAATCGTCGTGGATGGTGGAATGTTGATTGCCATTCCTACGGACAGTATCGATTTATATCGACATTACGTCGGATGAAAATTGCGTATGggagttggaaaaaaaattgttttacacAATATAATCAAGTTCGCTGCTGCACTGTGATAGTACAATAGGATGTATGATCAAACGATTGTTTCACTGATATGGACAGTCGTAGCAGatgtttgtaaatattttttatacttttaatATTACTCCAGTAGTTTTACCGTTTCGAGATTGATAGTTTGAAGAGTAATAAATAAACTTACaatttaataataatcaacGCGGCCTCAAgcgaaaaatttaaatacagCTGACAGCAACCACAACTTCAAGCGACACTACCCGATCACCGGCTCGCCCTGCCACTTACATTCATGCGGAACAGCCGGCCGCGCAATAACTAACTACGCTTGCAGCCTCCGATCGGGTAACATCTAGCTAGAGTCAAGGCAAAGGACAACTGATCTCCCGCTCGTTTACCTTGACCATGACGTTCAGCACGTGGTACCACTGGAACTGCAACGACAGCAGCGACCAGTGCGCACCGGTTGCAGCTGAAGAAAGTGCAGCAAGCTCGTCAGTGCAGAAATGACTGCAGTTCGATGCGGAAATACAATCCACGGCTGCCCATATCGGCAGCGTGCGTTCTGTAAAGGTGCTCCTACTTCTATCGGACGATGGCTGTTGGTGATCGGTGTGGTTGTGTTCCCGGTGGTGACTGCTACACGTGTTACGTTCGGTGCGTACGAGAGTGTTTTTGCGATCGACGAAGAAGACGGAATGCTGGAAACGGTGAGAGCAAAAGGGCGCCCCCCCGGTGTTGTGATCAAAATGGCATGGTTTTTGTGACTTTGTATAGGGGAAAATGAAGAGTTGATATGTCTTTCGATTTCTTACCACTAGTCCGAACTGATCCGTAAATATGGATATCCAATAGAACAGCACGAAGTCACCACCGCCGACGGATACGTGCTAGCGTTAACGAGAATTCCTCCGAAGGATAATCCAACCAACAGTTCGCTGCCGATACTGCTGGTCCATGGATTGTTTGCCAGTTCGGCCGATTTTCTCATCGTTGGTCCGAACAACAGTCTTGCCTATTTGTTGGCGGACCGGGGCTACGATGTGTGGTTGCCGGATCTGCGTGGCAACCGGTACTCGCGCCGTCACACTAGCCTCACGTCAGACTCCCGGGCCTACTGGGACTACACCTGGCACGAGATGGGCTATTACGATCTACCGGCCACGATCGATCACATCCTAACCGTTACCCGCGCCAACCGGCTGCACTATATCGGCTATTCCCAGGGAACGACGGTATTCTTCGTGATGGCTTCCAGCCGACCGACGTACAATGAGAAAATCGCACGCATGTACGCCCTCTCACCGGCTGTTTATGTGGAGCACGTGCGCAGTCCAATCTTTCGATGGCTGGCGGTGAATAGTCCCGCCGTTAAGTGTTTCCTCGACACGATGGGACTGTGGCAGGTGCTGCCCCACAACAAGGCACAGTACGCACTGCAAAGGGCGTTCTGTCCGCCACGGCAATCGCACAGCATTTGTGTCC from Anopheles stephensi strain Indian chromosome 2, UCI_ANSTEP_V1.0, whole genome shotgun sequence includes the following:
- the LOC118505426 gene encoding lipase 3-like, with product MTAVRCGNTIHGCPYRQRAFCKGAPTSIGRWLLVIGVVVFPVVTATRVTFGAYESVFAIDEEDGMLETSELIRKYGYPIEQHEVTTADGYVLALTRIPPKDNPTNSSLPILLVHGLFASSADFLIVGPNNSLAYLLADRGYDVWLPDLRGNRYSRRHTSLTSDSRAYWDYTWHEMGYYDLPATIDHILTVTRANRLHYIGYSQGTTVFFVMASSRPTYNEKIARMYALSPAVYVEHVRSPIFRWLAVNSPAVKCFLDTMGLWQVLPHNKAQYALQRAFCPPRQSHSICVRLIELLVGPNPNGTDRLAQHVIAGHNPSGASSKQLLHFAQLNLSGRFQQFDYARKERNLAHYGREYPPSYNLTAVTAPIVMFYGLNDWMVDPANVVRLADELPNLVSMAAVEDPNFNHLDFVAAKRVRALVYDKILDQLRELS